The Peribacillus sp. FSL P2-0133 genome has a segment encoding these proteins:
- a CDS encoding DUF2521 family protein gives MAVILGLQEMQRERQLRFERRLLRELSIEDMKGRIQRYFGQDLMDVLEEGYFDVAIEAYLLGANYSKFGYYGESEENVRSRCWKEEKFLVDTLFNFILYWREVTANNAFDEGLFYCCEGFVGDWWLDGFKTGEKRYKMKLH, from the coding sequence ATGGCTGTGATATTAGGTTTACAGGAGATGCAAAGGGAAAGGCAATTGAGGTTCGAACGTAGGCTGCTCAGGGAACTTTCTATCGAGGATATGAAGGGGAGGATTCAGCGTTACTTCGGACAGGATTTGATGGATGTTTTGGAGGAAGGCTACTTTGATGTTGCCATCGAGGCTTATTTATTAGGAGCAAACTATAGTAAGTTTGGCTATTATGGTGAGTCGGAAGAAAATGTAAGATCCAGGTGTTGGAAGGAAGAGAAGTTTTTGGTCGATACTCTTTTTAACTTTATTTTGTATTGGCGGGAAGTTACAGCGAATAACGCTTTCGATGAAGGTTTGTTTTATTGTTGTGAAGGGTTTGTTGGGGATTGGTGGCTGGACGGCTTTAAGACTGGAGAAAAACGATATAAAATGAAACTGCATTAA
- the gerD gene encoding spore germination lipoprotein GerD yields MRVGVALLFTSFLLVCSGCAQNGAGAEKMEYEETKKMVVDILKTDDGKKAIQDIITDDKTKAELIMDSDDIKKSIEDIVTSDKGKEFWKKTFNDPEFASAYAKALEDEHKKVLKDLTADPQYRGMLMEIMKEPDMEKEMNKLLKTKEMRSVYKELIIETMESPLIQAKMQEKLDKAASKALEKEKK; encoded by the coding sequence ATGAGAGTGGGAGTTGCTTTGCTTTTCACGTCATTCTTACTCGTTTGTTCCGGTTGTGCTCAAAATGGGGCAGGCGCAGAAAAAATGGAGTATGAAGAGACAAAGAAAATGGTCGTCGATATCTTGAAGACAGATGATGGAAAAAAAGCCATCCAGGATATCATTACTGATGATAAAACGAAAGCTGAACTTATTATGGATTCGGATGACATTAAGAAATCCATTGAAGATATTGTCACTTCAGATAAAGGGAAGGAATTTTGGAAAAAGACATTTAATGATCCCGAATTTGCTTCCGCTTATGCTAAAGCATTAGAAGATGAACATAAAAAGGTATTGAAGGACTTAACTGCTGATCCTCAGTATCGTGGAATGCTCATGGAAATAATGAAAGAACCCGATATGGAAAAAGAAATGAATAAATTATTAAAAACAAAGGAAATGCGGTCGGTCTATAAAGAGCTGATCATCGAAACCATGGAGAGTCCTCTCATTCAGGCGAAAATGCAAGAGAAACTGGATAAAGCAGCCTCTAAAGCGTTAGAGAAGGAGAAAAAGTAA
- a CDS encoding ECF transporter S component, translating into MNSTYSPIETTKTKTLVINALFIALTLVATMFINIKLPIMGNGGLIHLGNVPLFIAALVYGKKTGAIAGAFGMAFFDLFSGWAAWAPFTFVIVGAMGFLAGLISEKVPGKRELVYTMAVAVALVIKIVGYYFVEVILYGNWIQPFGSIPGNVMQVVIAGIIVVPLAGRLKKRAGQI; encoded by the coding sequence ATGAATTCAACATACTCACCGATTGAAACAACTAAAACAAAAACCTTGGTCATCAATGCGCTATTCATTGCATTAACCCTTGTAGCGACAATGTTCATCAACATTAAGCTCCCAATAATGGGTAACGGCGGCCTGATCCATCTGGGTAACGTTCCCCTTTTTATAGCTGCTTTGGTTTATGGCAAAAAAACAGGAGCGATAGCAGGCGCCTTCGGTATGGCCTTCTTCGATCTTTTCTCTGGTTGGGCAGCATGGGCACCGTTTACATTCGTCATCGTAGGAGCAATGGGCTTTCTAGCCGGCCTTATATCCGAAAAGGTACCGGGCAAAAGAGAATTGGTATACACTATGGCCGTTGCCGTTGCATTGGTTATTAAAATCGTCGGCTACTATTTTGTCGAAGTTATTCTTTATGGTAACTGGATACAGCCATTTGGCTCCATCCCCGGAAACGTGATGCAGGTCGTAATAGCTGGAATAATTGTAGTGCCACTTGCTGGTCGATTAAAGAAAAGAGCTGGACAGATATAA
- a CDS encoding TetR/AcrR family transcriptional regulator, protein MSIPKKEDPRTIRSREMFKNAVIALLSEDPAISNLTVQKIAAKAGLNRTTFYLHYQDIQDLVTQITDEILNELSDKIFALIHAKDLSEKQQLTQLLDYLYIHRNYLLILFKTNQFEEQLFSLLKQLVEIRRKNTEKDLPADYVDIDIKTASLVGIIIWWLRKGLHFSSDYIANQIYLMYRMQ, encoded by the coding sequence ATGTCTATTCCCAAGAAAGAAGATCCTCGTACAATTCGGTCAAGAGAAATGTTTAAGAACGCTGTCATTGCTCTCTTATCCGAGGACCCTGCTATTTCAAATTTAACGGTTCAGAAAATCGCAGCCAAAGCAGGATTAAACCGGACAACATTTTACCTGCATTATCAGGATATTCAAGATTTAGTAACGCAAATCACCGATGAGATTTTAAATGAGCTTTCTGATAAAATTTTTGCTTTAATACATGCAAAAGATTTATCAGAAAAACAACAGCTAACTCAATTACTTGATTATTTATATATTCATCGAAATTATTTACTTATTTTATTTAAGACGAATCAGTTTGAGGAACAATTGTTTTCATTATTAAAGCAATTGGTAGAAATAAGAAGGAAGAATACCGAGAAGGATTTACCTGCTGATTATGTTGACATTGATATTAAAACGGCCTCATTGGTAGGCATTATAATATGGTGGTTAAGAAAGGGGCTTCATTTTAGTTCGGATTATATTGCCAACCAAATTTATTTAATGTACAGAATGCAATGA
- a CDS encoding Mrp/NBP35 family ATP-binding protein, whose translation MLTEEKVLNLLKDLKDPFLHKNLEETNGIIEIKIKPEKNHVSVKLAIAKTGTAEQMQMQSEVVDLLKTNGAESVGIRFTELSEEELAKHRESIPQDEADQGLLGPNSKTQFIAIASGKGGVGKSTISVNFATSLARLGKKVGLVDADIYGFSVPDMMGITKRPVVRGEKIIPVERFGVQVISMGFFVEDNAPIIWRGPMLGKMLNSFFNEVEWGDLDYLVLDLPPGTGDVALDVHTMLPSCKEIIVTTPHPTAAFVAARAGAMAIKTEHEVIGVIENMSFFESKTTGEKEYVFGKGGGEKLAEELRTEVLGQLPLQQPDWNEEDFAPSIYAADHRLGRIYEDIAKKVIEKLQ comes from the coding sequence TTGTTAACAGAAGAGAAAGTACTGAATTTATTAAAGGATCTTAAAGACCCTTTTCTACATAAAAACCTTGAAGAGACAAATGGAATTATAGAAATCAAAATAAAACCTGAAAAGAATCATGTAAGCGTTAAACTTGCGATTGCGAAAACGGGGACTGCCGAACAAATGCAAATGCAATCGGAAGTTGTGGACTTGCTGAAAACGAACGGAGCGGAATCGGTAGGTATCCGCTTCACGGAGCTTTCAGAAGAGGAGTTAGCCAAGCATCGTGAAAGCATTCCTCAGGATGAAGCGGACCAAGGTTTGCTTGGACCTAACAGCAAAACACAATTCATCGCGATCGCCAGTGGTAAAGGCGGAGTGGGAAAATCCACGATTTCAGTGAATTTCGCTACTTCACTTGCTCGATTGGGTAAAAAGGTCGGGCTGGTTGACGCCGATATTTATGGATTCAGCGTACCTGATATGATGGGGATAACAAAAAGACCGGTTGTTCGCGGGGAAAAAATCATTCCTGTAGAACGGTTTGGCGTTCAAGTTATCTCAATGGGCTTTTTTGTAGAGGATAACGCGCCGATCATCTGGAGAGGACCGATGCTGGGTAAAATGCTTAACAGTTTCTTTAATGAAGTGGAATGGGGAGATTTGGACTATCTGGTCCTTGACTTACCGCCGGGTACAGGCGATGTTGCTTTGGACGTTCATACGATGCTCCCTTCATGTAAAGAAATCATCGTTACGACACCGCATCCGACTGCAGCCTTCGTTGCGGCAAGAGCTGGTGCCATGGCCATCAAGACAGAACACGAAGTCATCGGTGTCATAGAGAATATGTCATTCTTCGAAAGTAAAACGACCGGTGAAAAAGAGTATGTATTTGGAAAAGGCGGCGGCGAGAAGCTTGCAGAAGAGCTTCGTACAGAAGTTTTAGGTCAACTTCCCCTGCAACAGCCAGATTGGAACGAAGAGGACTTTGCTCCATCCATTTACGCAGCGGACCATAGACTCGGCAGGATTTATGAAGATATTGCCAAAAAGGTCATTGAAAAACTACAATGA
- the cwlD gene encoding N-acetylmuramoyl-L-alanine amidase CwlD, with translation MRKKLKYTGIAMGLFVLFLIVTFKFVEDDSWDSWNLPLSGKVIILDAGHGGMDGGANVQEVMEKEIALSVSLKVRDYLQEQGALVIMTREKDEDLAQGNTKGVRQRKQEDLRNRVEMINNSEADLFLSIHLNSFPSASSKGAQTFYTNRFEENEQVAKFIQTEIIRNLENTKRDAKTIKHVYLMNYAKKPGALVEIGFLSNSEERERLISDKYQEKVASSIYMGILRYFTEEKLSDEE, from the coding sequence ATGCGCAAAAAGCTGAAATATACAGGGATCGCTATGGGATTGTTTGTCCTTTTTTTAATTGTGACTTTTAAATTTGTTGAAGATGATTCTTGGGACTCCTGGAACCTTCCGTTGTCAGGTAAGGTCATCATTCTGGATGCAGGTCACGGGGGAATGGACGGCGGGGCAAATGTACAAGAGGTTATGGAAAAGGAAATTGCCCTTTCCGTTTCATTAAAGGTCAGGGACTATTTACAGGAACAGGGTGCCCTTGTCATCATGACACGTGAGAAGGATGAGGATTTGGCACAGGGAAATACAAAGGGGGTCCGCCAGCGGAAGCAGGAAGACTTACGGAATCGGGTTGAAATGATCAATAATTCGGAAGCGGACTTATTCTTAAGCATTCATTTGAACTCTTTTCCATCAGCGTCATCGAAAGGTGCCCAGACCTTTTATACAAACAGGTTTGAGGAAAATGAACAGGTGGCAAAATTTATTCAGACTGAAATCATAAGAAACCTGGAAAATACAAAGCGTGATGCAAAAACGATTAAACATGTGTATTTGATGAATTATGCCAAGAAACCGGGAGCGCTTGTGGAAATTGGATTTCTTTCCAATTCCGAGGAAAGGGAACGCCTTATCAGTGATAAGTATCAAGAAAAGGTTGCCAGTTCGATTTATATGGGTATTTTACGGTACTTTACAGAGGAAAAACTATCGGATGAAGAGTGA
- a CDS encoding KinB-signaling pathway activation protein, giving the protein MNSRNLVKLFLTTLLIGGVTGGVVGFLARWSEFKPYFSSFEVSAILSTFIWLFGVGLIFSVISQAGFFAYLTIHRFGLGIFKSASLWNAVQLVLILFVVFDLVYLRYLSFGSGEGISSYIVLALVVLAAGLITAYFKMKQTNKQSFIPALFFMVVVTVLEWIPVLSANDESWLYFMLFPLLVCNAYQLLVLSKLIERSQRELAIKRGSKQTPVKGKMKAGELGKGS; this is encoded by the coding sequence ATGAACAGCCGTAACTTAGTTAAATTGTTTTTAACAACATTGCTTATAGGTGGTGTAACGGGCGGAGTTGTAGGGTTCTTGGCTCGGTGGAGTGAGTTTAAGCCTTATTTTTCTTCTTTTGAAGTCAGTGCCATCCTATCAACTTTTATTTGGTTATTCGGTGTTGGATTAATTTTTAGTGTCATAAGCCAAGCCGGCTTTTTTGCCTATTTAACGATACATCGTTTTGGTCTGGGGATATTTAAAAGCGCTTCCTTATGGAATGCCGTTCAACTTGTACTCATTCTTTTTGTTGTATTCGATCTTGTTTACCTGCGATATCTCAGCTTTGGTTCAGGCGAGGGGATCAGTTCCTACATCGTGTTAGCGTTGGTTGTTTTGGCCGCGGGGCTTATTACAGCTTATTTCAAAATGAAACAAACGAATAAACAGTCGTTCATACCGGCCTTATTTTTCATGGTCGTGGTCACGGTTTTGGAGTGGATACCTGTCCTAAGTGCCAATGATGAAAGCTGGCTTTACTTCATGCTGTTTCCGTTGCTAGTCTGCAATGCTTATCAATTATTGGTTCTGAGCAAATTGATTGAACGTTCACAAAGGGAATTGGCCATTAAAAGAGGGAGTAAGCAAACTCCGGTAAAGGGAAAGATGAAAGCCGGTGAACTAGGTAAAGGCAGCTAA
- a CDS encoding DHA2 family efflux MFS transporter permease subunit produces MSNDITERNKKILLIVLIAGCFLSTLNQTLLNVALSGLMDVFHVTAATVQWLSTGFMLVNGVLVPITAFLMKRFTTRQLFISSMFFLLIGSAVCACAENFGMLLTGRMIQAIGAGIIMPLMMTVILYLYPSEKRGSIMGTIGFAIIFAPAIAPTLSGFIIEYVSWRWLFIGLTPFIIIVIVLAFKYLMNVAETTKAKLDITSVILSTIGFGCILFGFSSAGSKGWDNLVIITTIIAGIIVTALFCLRQMKSSDPLLNLSVFKYKVFTLTSFLNVLITMIMYADLILLPIYLQNGRGFTPFEAGLLLLPGAVINAFLSPVTGKMYDKYGAKPLFITGLVFIIVSMWGVIDINESTTYIYLMARTIILRIGLSFITMPLNTAGLNALPRELGSHGSAVNNTIRQLSGAIGTAVVITVYTMQATSHASELTVQNENITAIQLEALASTLGSSDAYVFMLILSFVALIFACFMPKKAAIKKSESESPN; encoded by the coding sequence ATGAGTAATGATATAACAGAAAGAAATAAAAAAATTTTATTAATTGTACTGATTGCTGGTTGTTTTTTATCAACATTAAATCAGACTTTATTAAATGTTGCATTGAGTGGTTTAATGGACGTATTTCATGTAACTGCTGCAACTGTACAATGGTTATCAACAGGATTTATGCTAGTGAACGGTGTTTTAGTGCCGATTACAGCTTTTTTAATGAAACGGTTCACAACAAGGCAGCTATTTATTAGTTCGATGTTCTTTTTGTTAATCGGATCTGCAGTTTGTGCATGTGCGGAGAATTTTGGCATGCTGTTAACGGGAAGAATGATTCAAGCAATTGGTGCCGGGATTATAATGCCTCTAATGATGACAGTTATTTTATATTTATATCCTAGCGAAAAGCGTGGAAGTATTATGGGGACAATCGGCTTTGCGATAATTTTTGCTCCAGCCATAGCTCCTACATTATCTGGTTTTATCATTGAATATGTTTCATGGAGATGGTTATTTATTGGGTTAACCCCATTTATAATAATCGTCATTGTTCTAGCGTTCAAATATTTAATGAATGTTGCAGAGACAACAAAAGCAAAATTAGATATCACAAGTGTCATTTTATCAACGATTGGTTTTGGCTGCATATTATTTGGATTTAGCAGCGCAGGAAGCAAGGGGTGGGATAATCTCGTTATCATTACTACAATAATCGCCGGAATAATCGTGACGGCTCTATTCTGTTTACGTCAAATGAAATCCAGCGATCCATTATTAAATTTATCTGTATTTAAGTACAAAGTTTTCACGCTCACATCTTTCCTCAATGTACTAATTACGATGATTATGTATGCGGATTTAATTCTTTTACCAATTTACTTGCAGAATGGACGAGGTTTTACACCATTTGAAGCAGGTTTACTGTTATTGCCTGGAGCTGTGATTAATGCCTTCTTGTCCCCTGTCACTGGTAAAATGTATGATAAATATGGTGCTAAACCACTCTTTATTACAGGTTTAGTATTTATCATTGTTTCGATGTGGGGAGTCATAGATATAAACGAATCCACAACCTATATCTATTTAATGGCCCGTACCATTATATTACGAATTGGATTAAGCTTTATTACCATGCCTTTAAATACAGCAGGGCTGAATGCTTTACCAAGAGAATTGGGTTCCCATGGTTCAGCTGTAAATAATACCATTCGCCAATTGTCAGGTGCTATTGGAACAGCAGTTGTCATCACAGTGTATACAATGCAAGCAACTTCACATGCCTCTGAGCTAACAGTGCAAAATGAAAACATTACAGCAATACAACTAGAGGCATTAGCTTCCACCCTCGGCTCAAGTGATGCCTATGTTTTTATGTTAATCCTATCTTTTGTGGCGTTAATTTTTGCATGCTTTATGCCGAAAAAAGCCGCAATTAAAAAAAGTGAAAGTGAATCCCCTAACTAA